One Pieris brassicae chromosome 11, ilPieBrab1.1, whole genome shotgun sequence DNA window includes the following coding sequences:
- the LOC123716155 gene encoding optic atrophy 3 protein homolog, whose amino-acid sequence MVVGAFPIAKLSVLLIKQISKPIANICKERAKNSPFFRTYVCMPPAQFYNWCEVKAKMWILNLGKPVNIPVLSQDMAIELGANLLGETVIFVIGAGLLIVEYNRQSKKEASKEAKREAEMKHITGTITDLYFTVQQQQTQLREMERLIHDLDNKPRNPSSNNPSGKTPPKSETPKPTEIVTIPPSNFESHSMDHQKSYSSTPYPNNGIILKSLNYIQMDVLNSLFVQLNTCEQQVKPKDSKNSYTRERAVLSEALYNLENNFRSLF is encoded by the exons ATGGTTGTTGGAGCTTTTCCTATAGCAAAATTATCTGTGCTATTAATAAAGCAAATTAGCAAGCCTATTGcaaatatatgtaaagaaagGGCTAAAAATAGTCCGTTTTTTAGAACTTATGTATGCATGCCTCCAGCTCAAT tttacaATTGGTGTGAAGTGAAGGCTAAAATGTGGATCCTGAATCTTGGTAAACCAGTTAATATACCAGTTCTCAGTCAAGACATGGCTATTGAGCTTGGTGCCAACCTTCTTGGAGAAACAGTCATCTTTGTTATTGGTGCTGGCCTATTAATAGTTGAATATAATCG ACAAAGTAAAAAAGAGGCATCCAAAGAAGCTAAAAGAGAAGCAGAAATGAAACATATTACTGGTACAATAACTGATCTTTATTTTACTGTTCAACAACAACAAACACAACTTAGAGAGATGGAGAGACTAATTCATGACCTTG aCAACAAACCAAGAAACCCAAGTAGTAACAACCCTTCTGGAAAGACACCACCAAAATCTGAGACACCTAAACCAACAGAAATTGTCACAATTCCACCATCTAATTTTGAAAGTCACTCAATGGATCATCAAAAAAGTTACTCTAGCACTCCATACCCAAACAATGGAATTATCTTAAAGTCTTTAAACTATATACAAATGGATGTCTTGAATTCTCTTTTTGTTCAGTTGAATACATGTGAGCAACAAGTCAAACCAAAGGATAGCAAAAATAGTTATACAAGAGAGCGAGCTGTACTCTCAGAAGCTCTTtacaatttagaaaataattttaggagtttattttaa
- the LOC123716178 gene encoding probable DNA-directed RNA polymerase III subunit RPC6, with protein sequence MSENKTDDVSEQILNAVKKNSKGISATDMAAEVPDLPSAELVGAINKLLQQGYLDIYKQDGALIYKIKNQLSKQVVKGADNEEKVVYNLIEEAANKGIWIREIRNQSNLTNPQLTKILKNLESKKLIKAVKCVNASKKKVYMLYNLEPDRSISGGAWYQDQDFESEFVDILNRQCLRFLHQRADKIKNNPRGPIVGRTQSYATAIEVQKYITDLGISKVKLEVEDVVTILNTLIYDGKAESTVYPDGSRVYRAIESLIPPPGLVQVPCGICPLIHKCSSTGLITPQDCKYMNEWLEQ encoded by the exons ATGAGTGAAAACAAAACAGATGATGTATCTGAACAGATTCTTAAtgctgttaaaaaaaattcaaaaggtATATCAGCTACAGACATGGCAGCCGAAGTTCCAGACTTACCGTCTGCAGAACTTGTTggagcaataaataaattgttacaacAAGGTTATTTAGATATCTATAAACAGGATGGTGCGCTCATTTATAA GATAAAAAACCAGCTTTCAAAGCAAGTAGTAAAAGGAGCGGATAATGAAGAAAAGgttgtatataatttgataGAAGAAGCTGCTAATAAAGGAATTTGGATTAGAGAAATAAGAAATCAATCTAACCTTACCAATCCACagcttacaaaaatattaaagaatttagaaagcaaaaaactaataaaagcTGTTAAATGTGTTAAT GCTTCAAAAAAGAAAGTTTATATGCTTTACAACTTAGAACCAGACAGATCAATTTCAGGGGGAGCTTGGTATCAAGACCAAGACTTTGAATCAGAATTTGTTGATATCCTTAATAGGCAATGTTTACGATTCCTTCATCAGAGAGcggataaaataaaaaataatcctaGAGGGCCTATTGTGGGTCGAACTCAATCATATGCAACAGCTATTGAAGTACAGAAATATATCACAGATTTAGGAATAAGTAAA GTAAAACTTGAAGTTGAAGATgttgttacaattttaaacactTTGATTTATGATGGAAAAGCTGAAAGCACTGTGTATCCTGATGGCAGTAGAGTGTATAGGGCTATTGAATCACTAATACCACCACCAGGTCTAGTGCAAGTACCATGTGGCATCTGCCCCTTGATTCACAAATGTTCCTCCACAGGACTTATTACCCCACAAGACTGTAAATATATGAACGAATGGCTCGAGCAATAA
- the LOC123716603 gene encoding glucoside xylosyltransferase 1: MRKHYTKLFLFLCLCCIILFFYATNLSKYSLTAYKNNATLPSNYRDNVYYITKNVNRVVISFVVCDSRFNESLNLIKSSLLFSSSPLHFIIFADDKLRNNFSITLNKWKKILGDNLNFEIQRIVFPEEHKEEWMNLFSKCAAQRLFIPKLIPHVDAMLYVDTDTIFLGPPEQLWDLFSQFNATQISAMSLEDDNPNVSWYPRFAKHPFYGKYGLNSGVMLMNLTRMREFAWVDYVTPIMLKYKLYIPWGDQDIINIIFHYHEEAVYLLSCRYNYRTDQCMYGDACADATDRGVFILHGSRRAFHNHKQPAFEAIYRAMDEYKVGGDPSEVLNNMEKYLDAAQESNCGNQKNGLLKLPRRILNNMYVKPNR, translated from the exons ATGAGAAAACATtatacaaaactatttttgttCTTGTGTTTGTGTTGTATaatcttgtttttttatgcaaCAAATTTATCTAAGTATTCTTTAACTGCATATAAGAATAATGCAACTCTCCCCTCAAATTAtag GGATAATgtctattatattacaaagaaTGTTAATAGAGTTGTAATATCATTTGTTGTTTGTGATTCAAGGTTCAAtgaatcattaaatttaattaaatcaagtCTACTTTTCTCAAGTTCACCCTtacactttataatatttgctgATGACAAGTTAAGAAATAACTTTAGCATAACTTTAAACAAATGGAAGAAAATACTTGGTGATAACTTAAATTTTGAGATTCAGAGGATAGTGTTTCCAGAGGAACACAAAGAGGAATGgatgaatttatttagcaaATGTGCAGCTCAAAGATTGTTTATAcct aaaCTCATCCCACATGTAGACGCTATGCTGTATGTGGACACAGATACTATATTTCTTGGTCCCCCTGAACAGTTGTGGGATTTGTTTTCACAGTTCAATGCAACTCAGATATCTGCTATGTCACTGGAAGATGATAATCCAAATGTATCATGGTATCCTCGGTTTGCAAAACACCCGTTTTATGGAAAATatg gtcTTAACTCTGGAGTTATGCTAATGAATTTGACAAGAATGCGAGAATTTGCATGGGTTGATTATGTGACTCCGATTATGTTGAAATATAAGCTTTACATTCCTTGGGGTGATCAG gatattattaatataatatttcactaTCACGAAGAGGCAGTTTATCTTTTGTCATGTAGATATAACTACCGGACCGATCAGTGTATGTATGGTGATGCCTGTGCTGATGCCACAGATAGGGGAGTGTTCATATTACATGGCAGTCGGAGAGCATTCCATAACCATAAGCAGCCTGCTTTTGAG GCTATATATAGAGCAATGGATGAATATAAGGTTGGGGGTGATCCCAGCGAGGTTTTGAACAATATGGAAAAATATCTAGACGCGGCGCAAGAGTCGAATTGTGGAAACCAAAAAAACGGTTTGTTAAAATTGCCCAGACGGatattgaataatatgtaCGTAAAACCTAACAGATAA
- the LOC123716425 gene encoding NPC intracellular cholesterol transporter 2-like: protein MKPLIIFCVLLLASSISSETPAAQCVGQEFDNLQERIQITPCGKSRCKLTKGSVTTVTFKFKPKTVVKSLTNDVYADIAGLPLPFLGVTGSDACPNVKKAEDGSPAPCPLQPDQEYVYTNIFPIESYYPQVNLRVHWALHDGKRDVICFEVPAVISPGKKKA from the exons ATGAAACCTCTTATCATTTTCTGTGTCCTATTATTGGCATCCTCTATATCTAGTGAAACACCGGCTGCACAGTGTGTCG GTCAAGAGTTCGACAACTTGCAAGAAAGAATTCAAATCACACCGTGTGGTAAATCTCGATGCAAACTTACAAAGGGCTCCGTTACCACCGtaacatttaagtttaaacCAA AAACTGTCGTGAAGTCGCTTACAAACGATGTTTACGCGGACATCGCAGGGTTGCCCTTACCGTTCCTCGGGGTGACCGGCTCCGATGCCTGTCCTAACGTGAAGAAGGCTGAAGACGGTTCCCCTGCACCGTGCCCACTTCAACCGGACCAAGAGTATGTctacacaaatattttccCGATCGAATCCTACTATCCGCAAGTCAACCTTCGCGTCCATTGGGCTCTTCATGATGGTAAACGTGATGTTATTTGTTTCGAAGTTCCCGCAGTCATATCACCAGGTAAAAAAAAGGCTTAA